A window of Streptomyces profundus genomic DNA:
GGGGCCACACCCTGGTGTGGCACAGCCAACTGCCCAGCTGGGTACAGAACGGCAACTTCAGCGCGGCGGAACTGGACCAGGTGGTCCAGGAACACATCAACGGCGTGGCCGGCCGCTACGCCGGCGACATCGCCTACTGGGACGTCGTCAACGAGGTGTTCAACGAGGACGGTTCGTTCCGGCCGTCCGTCTTCTACAACACCCTCGGCGTGGACTTCATCGCCGACGCGTTCCGCTACGCGGACGCGGCCGACCCCTCGGCCAAGCTCTGCATCAACGACTACAACACCGAGCACGGCAACGCCAAGAGCGACGCCATGTACGCACTCGTCTCCGACCTGCTCCAGCAGGGCGTGCCCATCGACTGCGTGGGCTTCCAGTCCCATCTGATCCTCGACAACAACTATCCCGACAACATCCAGTCGAACCTCCAGCGGTTCTCGGACCTCGGCCTCGAACTGGTCATCACCGAGCTGGACATCCGGATGAACACCCCGTCCGACTCGGACAAGCTGGCGCGGCAGGCCGACCAGTACGAGGCCGTCGTCGGCGCCTGCGTCGCGGTCTCCGGCTGCACCGGCGTGACCATCTGGGGCTTCAGCGACGCCGACTCCTGGGTCCCCGGCACGTTCCCCGGCGAGGGCGCGGCCCTGCCCTGGGACGACAACTACCAGCCCAAGCCCGCCTACGACGGCATCCTCAGAGGCTTCGGCGCCCTCTGATCCCCCACGTCCTGCCACAGCCGACGGCAGCACCCCCAACGGGGCCCCGGTGGCACTCCCCAGGTGCCACCGGGGTCCCGGGCGCCGATTCGGAAGATCGCGCTCGGCATTCACGGCTTGGTGCGCACTTTTTCTTCCGCACCGTTTCTCCCGTGCGAGATTTCCAGAATTCCCCCCGTGCTGCGGGCTATTCCGGGATCAGTAGCATTCCTCCTGGAAGGAGATCATCACCGGGACCGTCTGGGTTTCCGTGCCGTCGTCGGCCCAGAGCGTGGCGGTATAGTCGCCGGCCGGGGCCGGCGCTATCGACACATGGACCAGACCGATATAGCTCCCGTCCCTCCCCTCCCCGGGGTTGATCGCGCCGCCGTTGCTGTACGAGCCGGGCGGCAGGTCCGAGAGCCCGGTCGTGATGACGGTGTCCCAGGTCCCGCTCACCGGGGCGAGGAAATAGGTGTTGGGCCAGCCCCGTTCCGGAGCGACGCAGACGCGCTGCGGATGGCCGGGAGTGTGCTCCAGCGTCCACGTCGCCGCAGCCGCCGGCGTCGCGCCGACCAGCGTCAGCGACAATGCGGCAACCAGCCCGAGAGATAATCCGGTCACGCGACGGATGAGCTTCATACATACCTCCTGAGGGGTGCACGAGATTCCATCACGAATCCCCCGGTCAACTCCGCCGACCAGAAGACCTATAAGCGAGTGTGGCCCCGACAAGACCCACCAGACAAGAGGTGGTTGAACAATTAATCGCCCCATTGTCCGATGCCCGGTGTGCCGTTTCGACAGGGTCGGGAAACGCCACGAACGGGCTCGAAGGCTGGGGGGAGGGCATGGCCGCCTCGGGGGGTGCGCCCCCTGGGCACGGGTCCGAGCGGCGGTACCGATGGCCAGACCCGCCGGGCCAGCGGGACGTATGTCTCATGACGAGCGTGGACAGTGCCGCTGAGCTCCTCGTCCCCGCCGGCGAGAACACGGAGCTTCCTTCGAAGAGGTCAGCGGACTGTCATCGAGTGCATACCCAGTGGCAGAGTCGATCGATGTGTTGGTAATACTGGTCGCTGTCTCTCTGGTGCGTACGCGTCACCATGCGTGATGGCTCTTCCGGGCCGCCCGCGCGCACCGTTGGGGCGCGGGAGTCGGGTTTCGGGCTGCCGCCGATGAAGTCACGAGGGGGGCCGGATGACGGATGTCGTGCTGTTCGAGAACCGGGGCCAGGGGGGTGCCGGATGAACCTCTTTCCGTCGGTGCCGGTGGAGCCGGACGCGGAACAGGCCGGGCAGTACCCGGGGTTGGGGTTTGTGCCTTGCCCGGGGAGACCGGGGGCCATCGACCAGGTGGCCGACGAGGTCAGAAGCACCACCACCGCGCTGGGCGATATCGTCGCGCTGCTGCGCGGGACCGGGCAGGGACAGTGGCGTGGTCGGTCGGCCGAGGCGTTTCGGGAGCGGTTCGACGACGACTTCAAACCCAAGGTCGAGCAGGTGCACGAGTCGTTCCTGACGGCTGCCCAGGCCCTGGAGGAGTGGGCCGGGTTTGTGCCGGGGGAGCAGCGTGCGGCGCTCGCCCTGGAGGAGCAGGCGCAGGCGATCCAGACGTCCTTGGACACGCTGCCGCCCGCGCCCAGTTGGAACGAACTTCTCGGCCGCGAGGACGACCAGGGCGACGAGGCCGACGAGGCGGAGGCGGAGCGCGCAGCGCAGGAGCGGATGCGACTGCTCCAGGAGCGCCAGCGGTTACAGGACCAGCTGGCCGCGTTACGCGAGCGTGCCGAGCGGCTGCGTGAGAGCTTTATCGAGTACGGGGACGACATCGCCGACCGCATCGCTCGTGCGATGGCGATGGCTCCGAACGAGCCTGGCTTCTTCTCCCGGCTGGGCGGCATGCTGGTGGACGCCGCCAATGACATCGTCGAGTCGATCGGCGAGATCGCCAGCGGGCTACGCGACTGGATCGTCGAGAACGCGCGACACATCGCGGTCATTGGTGATGTCCTGGCGGTGGTGAGCACGGTCGCGGGAGCGGCGGCGCTGGTCGCCTACGGCATCGCGCCGTTTACGGGAGGGTCGACAGGGTTGATCGGATCCGGTCTGGGCGAACTGTCCGTCGGGTTCGCGGCGGGCGCGTTGATCTGTCACGGGGTGGCCAGGCTCGCCGGCGCTGATGTGTCATGGCGGACCATTGGGCAGGACGCGCTGGGTGCCATTCCGGTGGTCGGTGTCTTCTCGCGGGTGGGTGGCACGATCGGCCGCACGGCCAGCGCCATCAAGGAGAGCCCCATCACCAAGGGCCTGGGGAACATCGCCCTCGTGGACAGTCTCAACGGAATGTTCGGAAGTTCTACGAGCATCAGCGATCTCCTGCTCCAGGATCCCAGTCTGTGGCCGAACTCGGAGGTGACGGGCGGGGCGCTGCTGATCGGCTTCGAGAACGCCTGGCGTCCCGGCGGGGCGGTCGGCGCGGGGGAGCGGGCGGGAATCGCGGGTAGGGAGGACGTGACTGGCTCTGCCGAAACGGCCGAACCGAATGGGAGCCCGA
This region includes:
- a CDS encoding endo-1,4-beta-xylanase, with protein sequence MFPLVRGAAVAVTAGALLSGVALVSAQAQETPAQESHAQQPSPAAETLREAASAQDMFVGTAIADHRLNDGTYNAIASTEFSSVTAENVMKWESIQPNRGQFNFDGPDRLVDFAAANDQQVWGHTLVWHSQLPSWVQNGNFSAAELDQVVQEHINGVAGRYAGDIAYWDVVNEVFNEDGSFRPSVFYNTLGVDFIADAFRYADAADPSAKLCINDYNTEHGNAKSDAMYALVSDLLQQGVPIDCVGFQSHLILDNNYPDNIQSNLQRFSDLGLELVITELDIRMNTPSDSDKLARQADQYEAVVGACVAVSGCTGVTIWGFSDADSWVPGTFPGEGAALPWDDNYQPKPAYDGILRGFGAL
- a CDS encoding DUF5980 family protein, whose translation is MKLIRRVTGLSLGLVAALSLTLVGATPAAAATWTLEHTPGHPQRVCVAPERGWPNTYFLAPVSGTWDTVITTGLSDLPPGSYSNGGAINPGEGRDGSYIGLVHVSIAPAPAGDYTATLWADDGTETQTVPVMISFQEECY
- a CDS encoding WXG100 family type VII secretion target, with translation MNLFPSVPVEPDAEQAGQYPGLGFVPCPGRPGAIDQVADEVRSTTTALGDIVALLRGTGQGQWRGRSAEAFRERFDDDFKPKVEQVHESFLTAAQALEEWAGFVPGEQRAALALEEQAQAIQTSLDTLPPAPSWNELLGREDDQGDEADEAEAERAAQERMRLLQERQRLQDQLAALRERAERLRESFIEYGDDIADRIARAMAMAPNEPGFFSRLGGMLVDAANDIVESIGEIASGLRDWIVENARHIAVIGDVLAVVSTVAGAAALVAYGIAPFTGGSTGLIGSGLGELSVGFAAGALICHGVARLAGADVSWRTIGQDALGAIPVVGVFSRVGGTIGRTASAIKESPITKGLGNIALVDSLNGMFGSSTSISDLLLQDPSLWPNSEVTGGALLIGFENAWRPGGAVGAGERAGIAGREDVTGSAETAEPNGSPM